ACTTCCCAACTGCAAGTAGGAGGTGTTTTTATGGCTTAGAAAACTTCTAGCTACCAGGCGTTCAGGAAAACTTATAGCGTGGTATTAAAAAAAACCTCACTTCATAGTAGGATAAAGATGGTTTCCCGACCACTTCATCTCACCATAGAAGGAGGTATGTCCGTATGAAGGACATGAATAGTTTAGCACACACAGCATGAAATTTTAAGTATTTCTAAATGCATATGCTTGCGCTTTTCTTATGGCAATTCGTCTCCCCTAGACGTTACGTATAGCTCATACCATTCTTCTCGTGTCATTAATTTTGATTGCTGCACTCCATCTGCGCACTTTTGAATGCGTTCCGGATTTGTTGTACCGATTACTGGTTGAACCTTGACAGGGTGACGCATTAACCAGCCAATGACAATCGCTTCAGGAGAAGTGTTCTTTTCTTCTGCAAGTTTGTTCACTAATTGAATTGTATTCTTTTCTGTTTTCGATACATTAGCTTGTCCTCTTCCAGAATAAATCCCGTTTGCGAGAGAACCCCATGCTTGGATTTGCACATCAATTAGTTTGCTGTACTCCAATAGTCCATCGGCAAAATAATTGTTTAAACCTATTTGTTGATTAACCGAAATTCCTTCGTTAACCCAATCAAGTTTTCGTAGACTCATTTCTAATTGATTAACAATGAGAGGGTCCTCAAGATAAGCATTCATTAGTTCCATTTGTGATTTGTTCATATTGGAAACGCCAAAATGTTGAACCTTTCCAGAGGATTTTAACCATTCAAATGCTTCAGCAACCTCTTCAGGTTCTATGAGTGGATCTGGTCGATGAAGAAGGAGAACATCTATAGAATCAATAGTAAGTCTTTGTAATATGTTATCAACAGATTGTATAATGTACTCTTTTGAAAAATCATACCTTTTTGGACCTAAGTCATCAGGAAAACGAATCCCACATTTGCTTTGAATGACGATCTTATTTCGAAGTGAGGGGTTTGCCTTTAACACCTCACCGAATACTTTCTCTGCTTTTCCATTACGGTATATATCTGCATGATCGAACATCGTGATTCCAGAAGAAAGAGCGGCATCAATGGCTATCTCCATTTTATATATATCATCTTGGGAATAATGGTCAGTACCCCGCTCTCCTCCAAACCCCATACATCCTAAAACGATAGGG
This portion of the Bacillus carboniphilus genome encodes:
- a CDS encoding aldo/keto reductase — translated: MSQFPIKKRHISNSPIVLGCMGFGGERGTDHYSQDDIYKMEIAIDAALSSGITMFDHADIYRNGKAEKVFGEVLKANPSLRNKIVIQSKCGIRFPDDLGPKRYDFSKEYIIQSVDNILQRLTIDSIDVLLLHRPDPLIEPEEVAEAFEWLKSSGKVQHFGVSNMNKSQMELMNAYLEDPLIVNQLEMSLRKLDWVNEGISVNQQIGLNNYFADGLLEYSKLIDVQIQAWGSLANGIYSGRGQANVSKTEKNTIQLVNKLAEEKNTSPEAIVIGWLMRHPVKVQPVIGTTNPERIQKCADGVQQSKLMTREEWYELYVTSRGDELP